The DNA sequence TCCCCAGAAAACCCTCTACCTCCCTGGGCCTTGGCTTAATTGAGGAAATAATCAGATATTGATGCCGTAACTGTTACTGCCTTTCTGTCTAACTAGTTCCCTGGAAAAACACCCTACACAGGAGGAGTTCACTCAGATGCCTCTGTTAGGAACATCACAAGTCAATAGTTTTGATGTACAGCTGCAGTGGCTGGGCCACCCCGTGGGTTTGATGATATTGAACTTGGCAGTGCTTTGTGGGAATAGTCCTCAGGCGACTTCTCTTCCCTCTGAACGTGTTGGTTCCACGCCTCGGCTGTATTGACCTCTGCTGTGATTCAAAGCCTTTTGTTGATCTCAGGTCATTGTGTTTGAGGAGCAAGAAGCGGATGGTAAAATCCAATTCGCCAGAAAGCCTGACCTTGGAATGACTGTTGACGTATAGTGAGGATGGCCTACTGGAATGGAGGTATGGTTAGGAGTTCCATCCTCTCACATTTTCACACTCTGCCTGCCATCAGGGacctagctagatagctacaCAGAATCGATGCACATCACTGCACATGGCATTTATTTCCTGTCGGGAAGCCCCACCCTCTGAATGATCCAGACTAATAAAGCATCATACTAGAGCTTGAAAATGTAACTGTGCCTTCATTATATATGATGGGCCACTGCAGTATCTGTACTGCAATATCTGTTTTGTACTTGTTGTTTGTGCATTACCATTCCATATGTGTATTGTGAGAATTGTGTCAGAGATACTAATTTAGAGATTTCAGGTATTTTAATGTATAGGTGTTTGTCCGGATTCAAGGACACATCTACTTGACATTGTATTTCTTTGAATGGACAATTAAAACAAATACACAGATTGTTCTTTTGAGATTAACCAGTGACGTGTGATGGTGAATTAAACTGAACCATCAGTGCAGTGGATACTCTCAAATACAAAGACATTTGTCAAGTACTTCACTTTTCAGTTGTTTATTTTTCTTGATAAATGCCATATGGTATCTCTGAGATGGAGTCTTGAGGAGAAATGAACAACCTTTAGAGTTACATGCAGAAGAAGTGATTCACACAAGGATGGAAGATGACTGTGTATCAAAGTAGGTAAAGGAAGGGGAGGAAATAGTGATTTGCCCTAAGAAAGCATTTAGGGCCTAGTATGAGCCATCACCTTTGTTACATTATGTATGTACCACTACGAAGCTAAACACTGGATAAGGCTGTTCCATTACATTAAAGCCGTTTCTGATGGTCAGAACAGTATCGCTCGTTGATCGAACTGTGAGAGTGTGAGAAAGCCAGAAATGGAAGGAGAAGTTTGAGTTTTGTACCGTCAGAGTACTACAGCTAACTTATGATTATTTATGTGATTACAACAGTGTAGGCGCAAGCTCCATTAAATATCCAAGAGTTGAAATTGCACTTTCATTATGTATAACTCATGTCTTAGTGTTTTCTGGGTTCATCTCTGCTGGGCTCTCTAGACAGGCCCAAACATTTTTCCTAAAATCACATGAACATGAATGAACACAATCAATTCTAAGAAAGGTAATTGAAAATGAAGGCTATTGATGGCAATTGAAGTCAGAGCAATACAGAATTAATGGTAAGTAATGAAATGTTGTGTCTCAGTTGTTTGGTGTTGCCCACGagcttgtctgtgtgtggtttCTGAACCTCAGTGGCTGAGAGGCAGCGATGAGAAAAGAGGGTGGGGGCAAACATGGACAAATAAATGTTCTATTATAATTCAATTTGACAAGGGAACATTCATACttcaaataaatacataaataaatatattaattTAGATTTTCACATAAATAGACAGACTTCACTTGACATTTTGGAGAATGGAAACAGATCAGAAGACATTGATTATTTCCTAATGATCTTAATGGTACTGCTGTGCAATCCAAAGCCTAAAGATGAGGTCAACATGAACTTTAACAGCCACACACATTGTTTGATCTCAAAACATTCGGTTTGACTTCCTCAATGAAACAATACTATTGAATAGAAATTATCAGAAATTCCATGTTGGTATGTCCACTTGACCTGATGGGGGAGCATATTTTTGTGGGGAGCCATATCCGATGGGGGAACAGTACCTGATGGGAAAAGCGTATCTGATCTCATACTACTTTGGATAAGTTAATAGTTAAGGTAACTATCCTGGTCATTGATATTCCTTTTTCATAGTTTGCCATTAGTGTTTTCCCCTACATTTCAGGTATAACTGAAGGATCAATGAAGAAATTGAAACGGACATGAAATCTTAATACTGTAGCTGAAGGTGTAGCTGAGCATGACACCAATTAAATTGTGCTTGTCATTAAGTTTTGCCTGCTATTGCCAAGAATTGTCACAAACCTAACTTCAACCCGTATATGGTACAGTTTTGTCAGGGCAAGAAACTAGGATCGAGAATTCATGGATAGAATGGTGTTGCAGACTGGGGTTCTAGCATGGGGTATCTTGCTAGTAGTTGTCCAAAGCAGAGGATCTTCTTCTAGttttcatgtttttttatatTTGATTTATCTTCTTACTCGCCTACAGTTCATAGACCCATTAATGAATGACGGATGTTTCTTGGAAACATTTTAGCATGATTCTGTCTACCTCTGATGAAACTGAGGTTAAGTATTCAGCAACATTTCTACACTGCACTGGGCTTATTGATGTAGCACAAATATCTAACTTACGTAGGCAATACGCACTGTGAACATGGATACTTATGCAGATTTTACTGTATATCTCGACTTGTACTGTCAGTGCCTTTAGCTTGGATAATGTCAATTGCTTTATTTTGTCCTACTCTATTAGTTAGCTACTGTGGTTTTATAAACCAGCATACTATATGGCCATCTGCCAAAGTGCTCATCATTGGGTAATGTGAATACTGTAACATGGTTACGTTAGGTTTAACCCAACTTGGTGATGTGCCGTTATACTGTCCATGTCATGTGATGGAAAAACATGTGCTATGCCAGTTGTCATACAGTGAGGTGTTATTGGCAATGCCTAAGTCAATTCTTAGTTTTGATTTTTACATTTATATAAATACAGTTACATTTGATCTAAGAGGACCTTACTATGAGTCCTCTAATTGTTCCTGTGTTAAATTAGTATGTACACGTGTTGCCACTTAGGAACACAGTCACTGGTGCTTTTAAGTGTTAAATTAAGTTTTGGGACGTTGACCTGTAATATTGTGTGCCTCCCAAGCATTAGGAGCCCATCTTGATGTCAGTTATTTCAAGTGAATAGCTTCAGTACACACTGAATTACATGTCTGAGAATGACACTGAAAATGGATGGTGCCACATCTTTAGCTTTCAAAATGGAGGCAAGAGTCAAGTCAATAGTATTGAACTAgcaagaaaatgtatttaaacaccaaaaacaaacaaattaaatAAAAGCAGACAGTTTTAGTTATACAAAAAGGACATTCCTTCCCTTTTGAACTTTCAGTGTTTGCTGAAAGTAGAATTGATCTTCTGAGAGATGACTTGTTCGGATTCTCCATTATTGTTCGGTCTGAAGACGTGGAGGACATTTCAGTACATGTCTATTAAAGGTGTCCAGGGGCTCTGTGTTCAATCAGATCCTTCAATCTCTTACAGACCTTACTAAGATCTCAGGATCTCATCCCCTGCCCTGTAGATCCACGTCTATAGAGGGAAAGACAATGGATATGTCATTAGCCTGTTCAGGCCAGTAATGTTCCATCTCATTGGCTGcctaactccctctctccctgcaatGTTTGTGTTATGCTGTCTCGTGTTAGGACACTACAGACGCAGTATGGTACCATGCAGGTTCCGAGAGCATCGATCTCCCGTTGATCCTTAATGACTCAGCTCTCACCGTCTGCTTGATGTTGGTGCTGCTAGCAACAATTAACCTGATAAATATTGCCATCTTGAACTAATCTGTGCTTTAATATGATACATTTGTACTGTTTTAATCTCAATATTAAAAGTGTTTAGTTTCAGTCAAGGGGATTAGGATTTTGCTCCCGAGGCAGTCTTTTCTGAGATGATTAAGACATGAACACTGTTTGCACTGGGAGATGGCCTCTTTTTCTTCTCAGGGTCCATATTAGACAACCACCTGGAACAGATAGTAGGGACTCACTGAGAAATTACACGCATTCATAATTAAGTCAATTTGCAGTACAGATCAATTGGATGTAATAATGCTTACAGTTATTGGTGACCTTCTTAGCCCAAAAATGTGGGTGTCAAACAATATCCTGAAATGTGCTTATCATTGGGACGCTTACCATTTTCCTGTTCGCCAGAGgtcctaaaaaaaatatatttttttaaatgagtaAAATAAGTCTGagatttgacatcatttgaataaTTTCTCTCTTTACCATTGCCCGAGGAGACAACGTCAAATCTCCACGTTGGGGTCTGTAAAtccttttttcccctcatttacAAGGACAGGTTTTTCCGTCCTAGTGTGCCAAACGAGAATCTGTAGAGAAATATCAGAGAAAATAATCAGCATCAGGCAACACTCTCTCGATCGAACACACACCCATTCACTCATCCTCTCTCCTGATCCcattcactcctcctctctcctgatcccattcactcctcctctctcctgatcccattcactcctcctctctcctctgtcatgacgttggcctgggggataggtttatgacagtcataaatacctcttcccccctttttcctctctctaacctactgaggttacatttcaaaaacccttggttaacatagagattctgggaacatcagtaggtggggggaaatgaactatattctggtaatccgaacaattgaacatatgcagtggtacttaatgaatatgatgtcagttcggttgtcatctgagacattctcatcaatgataagattacataaactctacagtggaaagtctacacatcagagttatcggattcacatggaattgttgttcaatttaaatgtttgaatatgaaattatttgtgagggatgaaatgtgattttagcttctaaaatgtgagatgtgggttttcataagttagggctgctcactcagtggcccgcccacgtgaagagacagaggttgtaaactatgaaacacaccccttttctcctTTCCTATATAAGCCCATGACGACAATAGAACTTCCTGTTCCGAAGATGCGGGGACGACGggcctatgtcagaatggttcagataataactacagaacgaagccaacatcagcatgagctttggttgcgaatggcataaactttgaactcttattcactacagaagtgatacctcctagccattgagttagcaacaACAGATGCAACAAGGGTAAGGAAGGAAAAGACAGAGTATTccgtctatcacccaacgacgttactacaacgtatccaattggcaaccagagacattcttcaaaggactcagtttagcaacacggccttccatctagcaccaacctactgaagcgcagctcagagtagatatttattgcattttccttttccaaatgggcggtaatttagaatgcataagatactgtatttacgatagcacagctttttccctttgttcctcagtctcccactctttcactcaacccagacccttttcctttgtgtaacaagctagggacgttttcttttatgacgtaatttgtaatcaagttatgattaattgtgtgtatgtgaattctgtgtgattagttaagtatttagtaaataaatcattaaatccaattttgtattgctgattcaacttgttagccagggttcttgcagataaccaagaatttacaactttcagattatgagactgaagtaaaatgacgattgatattgactgctattgatgtaaaatattactaggtctttaagagtttattcggaagataacagctctataaatattattttgtggtgcccgactctctagttaattacatttacatgattagctcaatcaggtgatattaattacggataaattattttatagaatagcatgtcttaTCAAttaatctggcatagccaaagacacgacacctctctcctcttcgCATGGGCTGCGGTGATGTTCTTCTACTCCCATATATAGCAACAAGAGCAGTACAGATGGTACAATAGGAAACCTATCTGTAAGAATGTACTCTGGCGTGTCGGCTCAACATTAAATGACAGTGAATAGAGAGTGCCCCCATTTTGGCTGTTTGTAAGTGATGCAGCTCAGTTATTTTGGGTACGTCACGTACCGGTAAATATAGCCCCAATCAAGCCTTTGGAGTGGGATGAATTGGCCCTGAAAAATGGACACACATCCAGGAGATTGATGGTGGTAAAGAATCGACGTATAGAGCTAATTTTCTTCCCTTCAGTCTCGGAGTAGCCCTGCCTTTCATCTCCTCCACTTCAGTAACAAATTATGCATGAGGTGTGTTTGAGCAGCCTCCACCAGAAGCCAACTAACTCTCCCTTTACCCAGGTGTAGATGAGGTTAATAGTCACACTGGCGTCTGAAGAGGTAGATTATAAGGAGGAGAGGTGCCGGAGCACGGctcatcccccatctctctccctgtgctCATCTGGGCTGAATGCATGCTAGGACGCCCCCCGCTCCACCCCCCCTTTTCATCTACTCCCCTCCAGGAGTCCTGAATATAATCAGGCTGAATATCCCATCCTGTGAGTGTGAGTGGTGGTTAGCTAAGGCTCCTGTTCGACTCCTCTCTGCCCAGGGAGAGGCTTAGCGGCTGGGTCTGGGGCCAGGGCCAGACAGGGAACAGCCAGGCCGGAGATGAAGTGGGTATGAAACACCACACTGTGCCCTGAAGCCTTTTACAATCACACCCACTATGTGTGGGGAGCCTGCCAGTGACCTAATGGATCCGCTGACGTTTTTAGCACCTGGTTATATATAAAGTTGTTTTGGAGAGAGTGAACTTGCCACTGCAAGATCCACCAGAGGATCATCAGAGTATggatttctcatttgcctgacaTTATATAAAATACCAATAGATAAAATGAGGATATTCTGGTGTAAAATTACAGAGTATAACATGTAAAAAGAAAGCATCTATTGTGCATTACCTTAGTGCAATTAGCAGCTTTGGGCTCCAGGTCATTGAGTGTGACCAGCTCTCGGAGCAGGCTGCTCTCCTGGTAGCCTCCCTTCACTCCCCGCAGCTTGAAGTAGGCTTGGGGCTTGAAGAGGATGAGCCGCAGGTTGATGGCGAAGCCTGCCATGTCGATGGCAAAGGGCCGGTGAGGGTCGAATACAGTCTTCCAGCCGTACACCTTGCCCGCTGCGTTGACCTTGGGCGACTCGTAGCGCAGACCACCAACGAAGGCCACGGGCCATACAGATACCTTCCTTGTTGACCTCATCTggatggagaagaagagaggacagagaaagttAAGCATCCTTGCGCTGTTTGTATTTTTAATTAACAGGATCAGTGTATCAGTGTCTATACGAGATTTGCCAACAAAGCAAAATACATTCATTATAGTTTTCATTGCAAACAATGATACAAATAGAGTCAGAGAAGCTAAAATGTACAATGTGTATGTTGCATGTATCCCAGGAGACTTGCAGGGCCACCGTGATGGACCCACCCTAAGAAGAGTAAACATGGACAGAGCTAAGTGGGTTTGAGGACCAGGGCCATTATACAGAGTGGATGGGAGTAGAAGAGCAGGTTGGTTGAGGAGATGCTTGAAAGGAGCCGAGCCTCTTCCATTCCTCAGAGGCTCAGGTTTGTCCTTTAATCTTCCAGCATCAAACGATCTCCCGGCACCTCACTCTTTGTCAACTGTGTTTCTGCACCACTGGCAGCGAGAGAGTCATGAAAGGAAGTTTTCTAATGAGGGGTGAACTGTAGAGTAATGTATCCACACTCAATGCAGTAGAAATAATAGCGGTGCTGGTGTTCTGTTGTAGAAGTGCTTTTTAAATGAGGTgtgtagtggagagaggaggtatgTGGTGGGTGGGACAACACTGTGGAAACaggtctctccctgtgtgtgtcccaGTATTCTAGCCTTATCTGATGATAACCCATCAGCCCAGCGGATCAGAGAGGAGACGTGTCTGTGTGAAGTTTGGAAACACATCTGGGCCACCAAGAACAGGACTCTGCCAGGCTAGCCACCCAGATAATATTTCACATAATTGTGTGTTAGGGATGACATCACCTTCTCTCAAGGGTCATGTGTGATTTCTGATAATTAGAAAACGGACCTTTTCACTAGTTTAGATCATGCATCTTTCCTATGAGTGAAATATCTGTTTTCCTCAAGGGTTTGGTTCTTGAATAAAACTGTCTCAGGCATCATCAGGGGCgttgcctctctccctccatgctaCAATGTGAAAATTAATGTTTCCAAGGCTGCCACTAATGGGAATCAGTGCTAAAATGGCACCCAGTCTCTCCTCAGTTTAGAGCTGAGCTGATGGAAATGCCACAAAGTGCTACCCCATTTTTGTGGATTTGAAGTGTTTCTGCTAAgtttcctcttgtctctctctctttctctctctgtctctgtgtgtgtaaactCTTTCCTTTACTGGGGCGATGCGAGTGATGGGGAGGCCCACAGAGACAGCTTGCCTATGTTCTTGAAGTCTGAGCACAACAAAGGAAACTAATCCAGAACTTTAAAGGGAGACGGTAGACGTCGAGGTGTATTAATCAATCTGGAGCACAGGAGAGGGTGACGAGATGAGGATCTGTACTGGTTCACAGAAGCTCTAAAGTGAGTTGTCATCAGAAATAGGCTGATACTGCTTGCGGGTAATTATACAGCTATAGGTTGATTATCTGTCTTTAATACATGGATTTGATGGCTTAATTCAACTCCTAAACGGTGCCCCACTATCATCAGTACACCCAATGATATCTAAACCAGAAGCAATATCATATTTACCTTTtagatcaaatacttattttatgATCTAAAAAAACGATTCAATTTAGATTACATATTCTATTCTAAGTGATCTGGTTCACAATGTTGAATGTGGATGCTGAAGGAGAAGGCTAGATATGATAAAAGGCAGGCGCTGCCGGTAAGTATTCCTTGTGGCTTTGGAAAGGCAACATAAGCATTTTTTTATGAAAGCTTAATAATTAATGCACCCCTTTACAGTGATTTAGTTTAACTATGGCAGATACATATTTCATGAGCTATTTTAATTTTCACAATTTACAGCAGAGTCTCTGCCCATGTCTCTCAACATGGAATGTTTCCCCATGGTCTGGTTTGCTCTGGGTAAGAGCATCTGCTTAATGTTATGTAATGGTGCAATAACAGAAGGTTAGGTTGGCCATTACAGTTCCTTGCTGTACGTATTTTATTCAGCTGTTGTATTTGTAACCCGTGTTTCCATATTGAATTACTGCCAAGTCTGGGCAAAAGTTCATGACAATGAATGATTTAATTTGTAAAATGTTTCATATTTCAAATGTCAGGTCAAGCTGAACAAGCTGGCATCTTTCCAGTCAGGTTAATTCATGTCCAGATCATAACAACATGCAATCGCTTGGATGGATGTCTACTTTAAACCCCTTCACATGTAGCTGTTTGCTGCCTTGTCTCCAAAGCCATCCCCTCCATGACTTACACCTGTTAGCAGGTCTATGAGAATGGTCCGATATTTACTGCTCTGTCAGTTGGGTCTGAGTGGtttctcactgactctctctaTCGGTCAGCCCAAAGGCAGCTAGCTCAAGCTCAGCCCAATAGGTCGTTACTCTCCCCTATAAAGAGTGCTGGTGCTGGGTGTAAGTGATGGAGGGCtactagggagagggagagcactCTACCTTTCCCTGGAAATCAGGCAATGACAGGCCCATCGATACAGAGCGCATCATTTACAACCTGCCCCGTTCACACTAACAAGACCTGAGGCTAATGCCCCAGGTCCCAACAGCATCCATTCAAGCCAAGCCAATGTGTCTTGAGTCAAAATGGATGGCCTGAGGCACTAATTACCAAGTTCAAACTTATCCTTGGACCACTGTTGTTGGTAATGGGAATCAAAATACTTCAGGCAATAACCACAATCTATTACTACTAGGAGTAGAAGTAGCCATCATTCAATGTGCAAAAATTGTtccaaattaaaataaatgtgaTTAATTCTTAAATTATTTGCTGTAAACTCCCCACTACCATTGTGTTCAGTGTTACTAAagggaatatagtggaccagaCGTGGCAATGAGATGCCACTGAGCCCCAGGCCTGGACTGACCTCCTCAAATAGCTCCAGGCTATAGGTGTTGTCGTCATCAGCGAAGTAGACAATGCCCGCCTGGCTGCTGTTGGAATTGAAGGTCTCTCTGAGCCAGCGCAGCGCCAGGTTCCTCTGCATGGTGCCCCGGGGGATCCTGGGGTCCCGCGTGTCCCCACGCAGCTTATAGTTCCTGGGAGTCTCCACGTTCAGGTGGGTGTAGTTGAGGCCCGTTTCCCTGAGCATGCGTGTGACCAGCGGGGTCCTTCTCTGAGAGTCCTCCACCAGGATCCAGTGCAGGTTGGCCACGTGGAGGAAGGTGTTGGCCAGCCGCGTCAGCTCTGCCTTCTGGACCGGGCGACTGTAGGTTGGGGTGATGATGTGGATGGTGGGCAGCACGTCGGACCATGGTGGCGGCCGTGTGTACACGTACTCCGTCCTCACCACCTCAACTATGTCCTTATCAGAGGAGCAGTACTCCTTAGAGTCGCTGGCCTGGCCCACGTCCCTCCGTCCTCCGTCGGCTCCGTCATCTGCAGGGGAACAGGAAGACATATAAGGCATTAGCACGCCCCGGGGGAGGGGTTTCCCACTGAATAATCTCAAGTGGCACAATCCAAGAGGCAAGTACCTGAGAGTCAGTGCCGATGTACTGCAAGCCTCTCTGGTATGATAAAGATCTTTTTTCTTTTACTAGGTGGTGACAGGCAGCAAAGAGTGAAAGCAGGCAGCGTGAAGTGAGCGGACAACATGGCTACAGTTTGGTTAGGGCAGCGGCTCCCCTGGCTGCCCCTACTCATTCAGCTGGAACAGCCATGGCAGGGACAGGGTCTATTCCAGTAGTGGAGCTATGATTATGTGGCACCCATAGCCCTCTATGATGG is a window from the Oncorhynchus mykiss isolate Arlee chromosome 24, USDA_OmykA_1.1, whole genome shotgun sequence genome containing:
- the LOC110504044 gene encoding galactosylgalactosylxylosylprotein 3-beta-glucuronosyltransferase 1, with product MPKRRDILAIVLIVLPWTLLITVWHQSAIAPLLAIRKDDGADGGRRDVGQASDSKEYCSSDKDIVEVVRTEYVYTRPPPWSDVLPTIHIITPTYSRPVQKAELTRLANTFLHVANLHWILVEDSQRRTPLVTRMLRETGLNYTHLNVETPRNYKLRGDTRDPRIPRGTMQRNLALRWLRETFNSNSSQAGIVYFADDDNTYSLELFEEMRSTRKVSVWPVAFVGGLRYESPKVNAAGKVYGWKTVFDPHRPFAIDMAGFAINLRLILFKPQAYFKLRGVKGGYQESSLLRELVTLNDLEPKAANCTKILVWHTRTEKPVLVNEGKKGFTDPNVEI